In a genomic window of Rhopalosiphum maidis isolate BTI-1 chromosome 4, ASM367621v3, whole genome shotgun sequence:
- the LOC113549916 gene encoding histidine-rich glycoprotein-like, producing the protein MGSITPLITIACLVGLTSFGAAKLSDNEVAEGVIKHTHYHTGDVEHAHKHDGEAHHEHHHKGSAEHAHHHGGEFGHGHHHGGEFGHGHQHHGSADHKHHHGGEFGHGHKHHGSAEHKHHHGGEFGHGHHHGGKFGHGHQHHGSAAHKHHHHGSADHKHHHGGEFGHGHEHHGSAEHKHHHGGDFGHGHHHGGEFGHGHKHHGAAEHKHHHGGEFGHGHHHGGKFGHGHEHHGSAAHKHHHGGEFGHGHKHHGAAEHKHHHGGEFGHGHHHGGKFGHGHQHHGSAAHKHHHHGSADHKHHHGGEFGHGHEHHGSAEHAHHHGGEFGHGHHHGGKFGHGHEHHGSAAHKHHHGGKFGHGHKHGGSAEHAHQHHGKAAHGHHHAGHSKHHHKHTV; encoded by the exons ATGGGTTCCATAACTCCTCTG aTAACTATCGCGTGTTTGGTCGGCTTGACGTCATTTGGTGCGGCCAAATTGAGCGATAACGAAGTAGCAGAAGG agtcATAAAGCACACGCACTACCATACCGGTGACGTGGAACACGCGCACAAACACGACGGCGAGGCACACCACGAACACCACCACAAGGGAAGCGCCGAGCACGCCCATCACCATGGAGGAGAATTCGGACACGGACATCATCACGGCGGAGAATTCGGCCACGGACATCAACACCACGGTAGCGCCGACCACAAGCATCACCACGGCGGTGAGTTTGGTCACGGACACAAGCACCACGGTAGCGCGGAACACAAACATCACCACGGCGGAGAATTCGGACACGGACATCACCACGGCGGTAAATTCGGACACGGACATCAACACCACGGTAGCGCAGCACACAAGCATCACCATCACGGAAGCGCCGACCACAAGCATCACCACGGCGGAGAATTCGGACACGGACACGAACATCACGGAAGCGCCGAGCACAAGCATCACCACGGTGGAGACTTCGGACACGGACACCACCACGGCGGAGAATTCGGTCACGGACACAAGCACCACGGTGCCGCTGAACACAAACATCATCACGGCGGAGAGTTCGGACACGGACACCACCACGGCGGTAAATTCGGACACGGACACGAACATCACGGAAGCGCCGCTCACAAACATCATCACGGCGGAGAATTCGGACACGGACACAAGCACCACGGTGCCGCTGAACACAAACATCATCACGGCGGAGAATTCGGACACGGACATCACCATGGAGGCAAATTCGGACACGGACATCAACATCACGGTAGCGCAGCTCACAAGCATCACCATCACGGAAGCGCCGACCACAAGCATCACCACGGCGGAGAATTCGGACACGGACACGAACATCACGGAAGCGCCGAGCACGCACATCACCACGGCGGTGAGTTCGGACACGGACACCACCACGGTGGCAAATTCGGACACGGACACGAACATCACGGAAGCGCCGCGCACAAGCACCACCACGGTGGCAAGTTCGGACACGGACACAAGCACGGAGGTAGTGCCGAACACGCTCACCAACATCACGGCAAGGCCGCTCACGGTCACCACCACGCCGGTCACTCCAAACACCACCACAAGCACACCGTCTAA